From the Gemmatimonadota bacterium genome, the window CGCCTGGATGGGAAAGATGAGCCGTTTCCGGAAGGCATCGTAGGTACGCTGCTCACCTGTCTTGGCCAATCCGGCCTTGACGAGCCAATCCGCGCCGATGCCCTTTTCCCGGGCGGCGTTCAGCAGGTCGTTCCAGGAGTCGGGCGCGTAGCCGAGTCCGAAGGACTTTATCGTCTCTTCGGACAGCCCGCGCTGTTCGGCGTACCGTCGGACGACGGAATCCCGATCGCTGTTCAGCAGCCGGTCGTGGAAGAACCGGGCGGCGAACCGGGTCACGCGCGCCAGGCTTTCCGCCTCGCTGCCGGCCTCGCGTTCCCCGGGCGTTTCGGGTATGGTGATGTGAAGCCGGCGGGCTATATGGTGGACCGCTTCGACGAACGTGACGTTCTCGTGCTCCATGAGGAAGGTGAACACGCTGCCGCCCTTACCGCATCCGAAACAGTGGAACATCTGGCGTTCCTGGTTGACACTGAAGGAAGGCGTCTTCTCGTCGTGAAACGGACAGAGTCCCAGGTAGTTTTTACCCGATCTGCGCAGCGTGACATAGTCGGACACGACGTCCACGATGTCCGCCTGCGAACGGATCGAATCTACGAGCTCTTCCGGTATCCGCGCCAAGGCGCTCTCCCCGCGTTTGCCGCCGGCCTGGGGCGGGCTTGTTCAAGGTCTTCACACCAGGTCGCACGCCTCGGGCGGCATCCAGTGCGCGTCCTGGTTCTCCCACTTGACGTTGCACCCGATGGGGTTGGTGAGCGCCGTCCGCACGGGACGTCCCGCCGTCACGTCGTCGAGGGCCGCTTCCAGGTCGTTCACCGTGATGCCGTCCGCGTCCCGGGGACTGTCGACGCCGCGGCCGGTGTATACCAGGCTGCGGTCCCGGTCGAAGACGTAGAAGTGAGGGGTCCGCAGGGCGCCGTACGCCCGCGCGGTATCCTGGGACAGGTCGCGCAGGTAGGTCCACGGGAAGCGATGGACGTTCATCCGTACGACCATTTGATCGAAGTCGTCGTCGGGATGGGTAACCTCGCTGTTGGAGTTGATCCCGACGAACCGGACGCCTCGGGACGCGAATTTCTCCGCGGAAACGCGCGTCACTTCGTCGGAACCGGTGACGTAGGGACAGTGGTTGCAGGTGAAGAACACCACCAGCGTCTCGGCGGTCGAAAAATCGTCCAGGCTGTAGGTCCTGCCGTCCGTCGCCGGTAGCGAGAACCCCGGCGCGGATTCGCCCAGTTGCAGCGTAAAGGCCATGTTCGTCCCTCCTGTCTCAAGAACATTAACTGAAATCGAATATGGATAGTCCGTCTGCCGCAGTCTGAACCGGCCACCGCGGCGCTACCGCGACGGCAGCGCGCGAACGCGCTCAGTCCTTCATCTCCACGATGGTCACCCCGGTCCCCCCGTCGCGCTGTTCGGCGAAATGGGAAGATTTGACCAGGGGGTGTTGTTGCAGAAACTCCTGGATCGCACTGCTCAGGGCCCCGGTACCCTTACCATGAAGTATACGGATTTCGTTGAGGTCATCAAGGGTGGTCTGGTCGATGTAGCGGTCCACGGCGTCGATGGCCTCCCTGGCGCGGAAGCCCCGCACGTCCAGTTCCGTCAGGGCAGCGCGTGGACGGTCCATCCGTACTTCCACGCGGCCTGCCGGTTTTCCCCGTGACGGCGCGGGGTCGGGTTTATGCAGACGGACCTCGGACCGCCGGGCGGTGATCTCCATCCTGCCGGTCCGGATGCGCAGCCGGTCTCCCAGGTCTTGGATCACGCTCCCCGCCTGTCCAAGCGACGCCACCCACACCTCGTCGCCCGCAGAAATGGCCTCCCGGGCGGGTCCCGCACCGGAGTTCACGGAGGATTCCGCAGTGAGATCCCCGGCGCGTTCCGCAGCGGCGCCCGCATTGTCCGCGATGGCCTCCCCGGCGTCTCCTTCAGCGGAAGTGGCACCGGAATCGATGGAGTCGAGCAGGTGCTGAAGCTGCGCGCGCTGGTCCCCGACGGTCTTGCGAGATGCCTCGACGGCAGCAGCCGCGGCCTGTTCCCTGCGGACCGCGGCCACCGCCTGGTCGATGGCGGCCTGGGCGTCTTTCAGCAGCCGGTCCATCTTCTCCCGGCCGGCAGCGATCGTGTCGCGTTCCTTTTGCCGGTAAGAAGCGATCTGGTCCTCGTAGTTCCGTTTCAGTCCATCCAGTTCGGCGCGCAGCCGGTCTGCCTGCTCCTGCGCGGCGACGAGCAGTTCGTGCTTCCGGTCCACTTCCATGATGACTTCGTCCAGGCGCTTTTCGGCGGTGCCCATGAACCGGGAGGCGCGCTCGAGCACGTCACCGGGCATGCCGAGCCGGCTGCCGATTTCCAGTGCGTAGCTGGCGCCGGGGATGCCCTGTCTGAACTGGTAGGAGGGCGTCAGGGTGTCCACGTCGAAAATCATCGAACCGTTTTCCACCCCCTCGGTCCGGGAGGCGAAAGCCTTGAGCGTATCGAAGTGGGTCGTGGCCGCGGTGACGGTCCCCCGCAAGGTCAGCGATTCCAGGATGGCCATGCCCATGGCCGATCCCGCCGATGGATCCGTGCCGGCGCCCAGCTCGTCGAGGAGCACCAGGGTGCCATCGCCCGCCTCGTCCAGTATGGTCCGGATATGCACCAGGTGGGCCGAGAAGGTACTCAGGTTCGCCTCGATCGACTGCTCGTCCCCGATGTCCGCGAAGATGGTGTCGAACACGGCGATTTCGGTGTCGTCGTCCGCCGGTATGTGCAGTCCGGCCTGGGCCATCATGGTCAGGATGCCGATCGACTTCAGGGCGACCGTCTTGCCGCCCATGTTGGGACCGGTGATCACGAGCGTCTGCGCGCTTTCCCCGACCTCCAGGTTCAGCGGGACGACGGTTTCGCACTGGTCGGACAGCTGAAGGATGGGGTGCCGGGCGTTGCGCAGGACGATGCGTCCGTCGATATTCAACCGAGGCGGCGCGGCCCGGAGGTCGATGGAAAGCACGGCCGCCGCGTGAAAGAAGTCGAGCTGGCCCAGCAGGCCGTACGAAACGGTTATGGCTTCCACCTGCTGGTGTACCTGGTCGGTCAGGGACAGCAGGATGCGCTCGATCTCGCGGCCTTCCGCCACGATCAGTTCGCGCAGCCGGTTGTTGAATTCGACGACGCCGATGGGTTCTATGAATACCGTGGCGCCGCTGGCCGACTGGTCGTGGACCACGCCCTGCACCTGGCCGCGGTGGTCCATGCGTACCGGGACCACGTACCGCCCGTCCCGCATGGTGATGACCGGCTCCTGCAGCGCTCTGGCCCCGGCTTCCGACTGGATGAACCGCTGCAGCCAGTTTCGCGCGCGCTCCCGCATGGTCTGCTGGTCCGCGCGGATTCGCCGCAACCCGGGACTTGCATGGTCACGTATGTTGCCGTCGCCGTCGATGGCCTGCCCGATCGAGTTTTCGATCTCCTGGAAGTCTCCCAGCCCGGCTGTAAGCGACGCGACGTGGGGGGCTGTGGATCGATTATGCAATCTCTGGCCGAATGCCCGCATGCGTCGGCTTACCCGGAGGGTGTCGGCCACGTCGAGAAGGGCCTGGGGCTCCATCCTCGCACCGGCCACGCCGGCCTGTTCCAGGGCCGAACTGATGTCCTTTATGCCTCGCAGGGGAACCGTTTCGGCCCGGTCCAGGAATCCGCGCATCTCGGTGACGGTCTGCAGGTTGTTCCGGATCACGACGACGTCTTTGCCCGGTTCCAGGGACATGGCCCGGCGGTGGCCCGACACGGAGACCGTTCTCTCCGAACACATGGTCCTGACGGCGTCGAATTCCAGTACTTTCAGCGTGTGGGAAGGTATTCCGGATTTCATGTTCAGTCGTTCTCGAATCGTCACCGTCCGGTAAGCAGGTACCGTTCCAATTTCTCCATGACAGGCGGGGAATCGGGAGCGACGCCGTCCATGACGGTATCGATGATCGCCGGTATGATGGACATGGCGTCCGGCGCCAGGGACGACCGATCGAGCTGGGTCTTCGCCGTACCGGAGAAAGGCATGAATGCATAAAGGATCAACAGCAGGCTCGCGATGACGCAGCCGCGCGCGCCGCCGAGCAGCAAGCCGGCCGCGCGGTCGAGCAGGGACTTCGAAGCGCCCCGTAGCGACCGGCCGGCCACGCCGGACACGACGTTGACCAACGCGAGCGACAGGACCAGGCAGGCGAACAGGCTGAACCAGTGCAGCCAGCCGGTGGTAATGCCGGTCAAGCGGCTGAGGAAATCGGACACCAGGCCGAACTGGGTCAGGGATATGACCACCGCCGCGACAACACCCGCCAGGTCGAGCAGGCTCCGTGCCAATCCCTTGCGAAAGCCTGTTGCCGCCTGGAAGAATACGAGTATCCCGATGGCGATATCAATCCAGTTCATGGCATCTAAACACGGAAAGCCTCCCCGGGGATTCGGAGAGGCTTCGAAATCAGGACCGCCGCTGACCGCGATTTTGAGGGCATCATCCGGTCTGCATGGACTGCATGTCCTGCGTGGCCAGGCCGGCCAGGCATTCCCGCACGATGGTGTTGACGAGCCTGCCGTCCGCCCGGCCCTTTACCCGGGGCATGACCGCGCCCATGATCCTGCCCAGGTCTCCCGGTCCCGCGGCGCCGGACTGTTCGATGGCTTCCCGGACCACGGATCTGATTTCTTCATCGGACAGCTGTTCCGGAAGATAGGACGCGAGGATCTCCAGCTCTTCTTCGGCCTGTGCTACCAGGTCCTGCCGATCTCCCTTGACGGCGAATTCCAGCGCTTCTCTCCGGGACTTGATCAGGGAAGTGACCACCTCGACCGCTTCCTCGTCCACCAGTTCGCTCCCCTTGGCGATCTCCCGGTTCTTGATCTGCGCGCGTATCATGCGGACCAGTCCGAGGCGTACGGTCTCCCGGTTCCTGAGTGCCGACTTCATGTCATCCGTCAAACGCTCTTTAAGCGCCATGACCCGCTCCGGTCGATCAGTATCTTTCCTGCTGGAGCCGCTTCTGATTCTTCCGCTTCGCCGCGTTCAGCTTGCGCTTGCGTTTCGCGCTTGGCTTTTCGAAATGCTGATGCTTGCGTATTTCAGACATGATGCCGACTTTCTCGCAAGTCTTGGTAAAACGACGCAGGGCCTTTTCGAACGGTTCTCCTTCCCTGACACGAATACCTGGCATCCTCACACCCCCTCTCATGCCTCTCGAATCGGGTGAACCAAGTCTTACTCTCCGTCTCTATTCAAGCCTATCCAATATGCCACGGACCGGTTGAAAAAGCAAGGAGTTTAATTCGTTCAGTCCCGATATGCGCTCTTCGTCCCGCCCATCGCCGCTCAAGCGGCCAGCTCGGGCATTTTGCGTCCTCCGAGCAGGTGCATGTGGAGGTGGAAAACGGTCTGGCCACCGTCCGGGCCGCAGTTGACGATCAGCCGGAATCCGCCGGCGTCGACGCCGGTTTCCCGGGCGATCCGGTTCGCCGCCGCCGTGAGCCGGCTCATGACTCCGGTCCCGTCGCTGCCCAGGTCGGCGACCGTTTCGATATGCGCCCGCGGCACGACGAGGATATGCACCGGGGCCGCGGGGTTTATGTCCCGGAAGGCCACGACGTGCTCGTCTTCGTAGACGAATTCGGTGGGCAGCGATCCGGCGACGATCCGGCAGAACAGACACTCGGACATGTTATCGTCCTCCATTGCGCCTCGTGCTTGACACGGGGCGGTGACTCCCGTCAGTCTCGGTCACGGGGCGTCCAGCGCCGCCATGAGCAGGGCCAGTCCCGCGATGGCCGCCGTGTCGGACCTCAGGCGCGAACGTCCCAGGGAAACCGTCACCATGCCC encodes:
- a CDS encoding histidine triad nucleotide-binding protein, with the translated sequence MSECLFCRIVAGSLPTEFVYEDEHVVAFRDINPAAPVHILVVPRAHIETVADLGSDGTGVMSRLTAAANRIARETGVDAGGFRLIVNCGPDGGQTVFHLHMHLLGGRKMPELAA
- a CDS encoding endonuclease MutS2 (MutS2; MutS-II; involved in blocking homologous and homeologous recombination; has ATPase activity stimulated by recombination intermediates; inhibits DNA strand exchange), giving the protein MKSGIPSHTLKVLEFDAVRTMCSERTVSVSGHRRAMSLEPGKDVVVIRNNLQTVTEMRGFLDRAETVPLRGIKDISSALEQAGVAGARMEPQALLDVADTLRVSRRMRAFGQRLHNRSTAPHVASLTAGLGDFQEIENSIGQAIDGDGNIRDHASPGLRRIRADQQTMRERARNWLQRFIQSEAGARALQEPVITMRDGRYVVPVRMDHRGQVQGVVHDQSASGATVFIEPIGVVEFNNRLRELIVAEGREIERILLSLTDQVHQQVEAITVSYGLLGQLDFFHAAAVLSIDLRAAPPRLNIDGRIVLRNARHPILQLSDQCETVVPLNLEVGESAQTLVITGPNMGGKTVALKSIGILTMMAQAGLHIPADDDTEIAVFDTIFADIGDEQSIEANLSTFSAHLVHIRTILDEAGDGTLVLLDELGAGTDPSAGSAMGMAILESLTLRGTVTAATTHFDTLKAFASRTEGVENGSMIFDVDTLTPSYQFRQGIPGASYALEIGSRLGMPGDVLERASRFMGTAEKRLDEVIMEVDRKHELLVAAQEQADRLRAELDGLKRNYEDQIASYRQKERDTIAAGREKMDRLLKDAQAAIDQAVAAVRREQAAAAAVEASRKTVGDQRAQLQHLLDSIDSGATSAEGDAGEAIADNAGAAAERAGDLTAESSVNSGAGPAREAISAGDEVWVASLGQAGSVIQDLGDRLRIRTGRMEITARRSEVRLHKPDPAPSRGKPAGRVEVRMDRPRAALTELDVRGFRAREAIDAVDRYIDQTTLDDLNEIRILHGKGTGALSSAIQEFLQQHPLVKSSHFAEQRDGGTGVTIVEMKD
- a CDS encoding CvpA family protein; amino-acid sequence: MNWIDIAIGILVFFQAATGFRKGLARSLLDLAGVVAAVVISLTQFGLVSDFLSRLTGITTGWLHWFSLFACLVLSLALVNVVSGVAGRSLRGASKSLLDRAAGLLLGGARGCVIASLLLILYAFMPFSGTAKTQLDRSSLAPDAMSIIPAIIDTVMDGVAPDSPPVMEKLERYLLTGR
- a CDS encoding GatB/YqeY domain-containing protein is translated as MALKERLTDDMKSALRNRETVRLGLVRMIRAQIKNREIAKGSELVDEEAVEVVTSLIKSRREALEFAVKGDRQDLVAQAEEELEILASYLPEQLSDEEIRSVVREAIEQSGAAGPGDLGRIMGAVMPRVKGRADGRLVNTIVRECLAGLATQDMQSMQTG
- the rpsU gene encoding 30S ribosomal protein S21 — translated: MPGIRVREGEPFEKALRRFTKTCEKVGIMSEIRKHQHFEKPSAKRKRKLNAAKRKNQKRLQQERY
- a CDS encoding thioredoxin family protein — translated: MAFTLQLGESAPGFSLPATDGRTYSLDDFSTAETLVVFFTCNHCPYVTGSDEVTRVSAEKFASRGVRFVGINSNSEVTHPDDDFDQMVVRMNVHRFPWTYLRDLSQDTARAYGALRTPHFYVFDRDRSLVYTGRGVDSPRDADGITVNDLEAALDDVTAGRPVRTALTNPIGCNVKWENQDAHWMPPEACDLV